Proteins from one Rosa chinensis cultivar Old Blush chromosome 7, RchiOBHm-V2, whole genome shotgun sequence genomic window:
- the LOC112176555 gene encoding pentatricopeptide repeat-containing protein At1g74750: MAQNLLRAKHIGNLSTSARSFFLSGSRCSATEGNSCTCSEDENCAPQRQQARNRGLLAQNPSSTGSKPSARAGILVSGDAVKVADSRKSVSVDQTTSIKQVATAPTPFVRSGTVSYASNIDGIQKDVSSSPLATEQFVKAGVAAVNFLSDIVSYKIPLSDGMGMLSLPKNTVVRSTVGVSSVKSSNVKQIKKEHFTNVHPKPSTERAAASERTSNHQGSQGNVDKSSSVRGLNHVPYNRTENSAAAHSVQTPETHDRRALPRKSKAQQNHFVPDFSSNVQITDAETTRCGPKGFNKPAREMKMPTGIAPFNRQCAHKGNVVQNVSHILQQLKWGPSAEAALGSLNCSMDAYQANQILKQIQDHSVALGFFNWLKRQAGFRHDGHTYTTMVGILGRARQFGAINKLLNQMVNEGCQPNVVTYNRLIHSYGRANYLKDAMNVFSRMQEAGCEPDRVTYCTLIDIHAKSGFLDVALGLYDRMQEAGLSPDTFTYSVMINCLGKAGHLAAAHRLFCEMVDHGCVPNLVTYNIMIALQAKARNYETALKLYRDMQGAGFQPDKVTYSIVMEVLGHCGYLEEAEALFGEMKRKNWVPDEPVYGLLVDLWGKAGNVQKAWDWYQAMLHAGLRPNVPTCNSLLSAFLRVHRLSDAYNLLQSMVGLGLNPSLQTYTLLLSCCTEARSPYDMEFCCELMAVTRHPAHTFLLSMPSAGPDGQNVREHMSSFLDLMHSEDRESKRGLVDAVVDFLHKSGLKEEAGSVWEVAAQKNVYPDAVKEKGSCYWLINLHVMSDGTAVTALSRTLAWFRQEMLISGVCPNRIDIVTGWGRRSRVTGTSMVRHAVQELLHMFSFPFFTENGNSGCFVGCGESLNRWLLESYVERMHLL, from the coding sequence ATGGCACAAAATTTGTTGCGCGCAAAGCATATAGGTAACCTCTCAACTAGTGCTAGATCATTTTTTCTCAGCGGGTCACGATGTAGTGCAACAGAGGGAAATTCATGCACTTGCTCTGAAGATGAAAACTGTGCCCCACAAAGGCAGCAAGCAAGAAATAGAGGTCTTCTTGCCCAAAATCCATCAAGCACCGGATCTAAACCTTCTGCAAGGGCAGGAATCTTAGTTTCGGGAGATGCAGTGAAAGTGGCAGATTCTCGTAAATCTGTGAGTGTTGACCAGACAACTTCTATAAAACAGGTGGCAACTGCCCCAACACCTTTTGTGAGGTCAGGTACTGTAAGTTATGCTAGCAACATTGATGGCATTCAGAAGGATGTAAGCTCATCACCTCTTGCTACAGAGCAATTTGTTAAGGCTGGTGTTGCAGCTGTCAATTTTTTGTCAGATATAGTGAGTTATAAGATTCCTTTGTCTGATGGGATGGGGATGCTTAGTTTGCCAAAAAACACTGTGGTTCGTTCCACCGTGGGAGTCTCCAGTGTCAAGTCATCAAATGTGAAGCAGATAAAGAAAGAGCATTTCACTAATGTGCATCCAAAGCCATCTACTGAGAGAGCAGCAGCTTCAGAGCGTACGAGTAATCATCAGGGATCACAGGGAAATGTTGATAAATCCAGTTCTGTTAGAGGTCTAAATCATGTTCCATATAACAGGACAGAAAACTCAGCAGCGGCTCACAGTGTTCAGACTCCAGAAACTCATGATAGAAGGGCTTTGCCTCGAAAATCAAAAGCTCAGCAAAACCACTTCGTTCCAGATTTCAGTTCCAATGTACAGATTACAGATGCAGAGACTACTAGATGTGGCCCTAAAGGTTTCAATAAACCTGCAAGAGAGATGAAAATGCCAACAGGGATTGCTCCATTCAACAGGCAGTGTGCGCACAAGGGGAATGTTGTTCAAAATGTTTCTCACATACTGCAACAGCTTAAATGGGGCCCTTCTGCAGAGGCAGCTCTTGGAAGTCTCAACTGTTCAATGGACGCATATCAAGCCAACCAAATTTTGAAGCAAATTCAAGATCATTCTGTTGCTCTTGGATTTTTTAATTGGTTAAAACGACAAGCAGGATTCAGGCATGATGGGCATACTTACACCACCATGGTTGGCATCCTTGGTCGTGCCAGGCAGTTCGGCGCCATCAATAAATTGCTTAATCAGATGGTGAAtgaaggatgtcaaccaaatgTTGTGACATACAATCGTCTGATTCATAGTTATGGTCGCGCAAACTATTTGAAAGACGCAATGAATGTGTTCAGTCGAATGCAAGAAGCAGGTTGTGAGCCTGACCGCGTCACCTACTGTACACTCATTGACATCCATGCTAAATCTGGGTTTCTTGATGTCGCCCTTGGACTGTATGATAGGATGCAAGAGGCTGGTCTTTCGCCTGACACATTTACTTACAGTGTTATGATCAACTGCCTTGGGAAAGCTGGCCATTTAGCTGCAGCTCACCGGCTGTTCTGTGAGATGGTGGATCATGGTTGTGTTCCCAACCTGGTCACCTATAATATCATGATAGCTTTGCAGGCCAAAGCAAGGAACTATGAGACTGCTTTAAAGCTCTACCGTGACATGCAGGGTGCTGGATTTCAGCCAGATAAAGTGACTTATAGCATAGTAATGGAGGTGCTTGGCCATTGTGGATACCTGGAGGAGGCAGAAGCACTTTTTGGTGAAATGAAACGGAAGAATTGGGTACCTGATGAACCTGTTTATGGCCTTTTAGTTGATTTGTGGGGCAAGGCTGGTAATGTGCAAAAAGCCTGGGATTGGTATCAAGCAATGCTCCATGCTGGTTTGCGTCCTAATGTGCCTACTTGCAATTCTCTTCTCAGTGCGTTTCTTAGGGTGCACCGTTTGTCTGATGCCTATAACTTGTTGCAGAGCATGGTGGGCTTAGGTCTGAACCCTTCTTTGCAGACATATACCTTGCTTCTCAGTTGTTGCACAGAAGCACGATCACCATATGACATGGAATTTTGTTGTGAGCTCATGGCAGTCACACGCCATCCTGCTCATACATTCCTACTGTCTATGCCATCAGCAGGACCCGATGGCCAAAACGTGAGAGAACACATGAGCAGCTTCTTGGATCTGATGCATAGTGAGGATAGAGAAAGCAAGAGGGGGCTTGTAGATGCAGTAGTGGATTTCCTTCATAAATCAGGGCTCAAGGAGGAGGCTGGTTCTGTCTGGGAGGTGGCTGCGCAGAAGAATGTTTATCCAGACGCCGTCAAAGAGAAAGGCTCATGTTATTGGCTTATAAACCTACATGTTATGTCTGATGGTACTGCTGTGACAGCACTATCAAGGACACTTGCTTGGTTTCGTCAAGAAATGCTAATATCCGGGGTTTGTCCAAACCGAATTGATATTGTGACAGGATGGGGACGGCGGAGTAGGGTTACAGGAACTTCTATGGTGAGGCATGCAGTGCAGGAATTGCTGCACATGTTTAGTTTCCCGTTTTTCACCGAGAATGGGAATTCTGGGTGCTTTGTAGGATGTGGGGAGTCTCTTAATAGATGGTTACTCGAATCTTATGTGGAGCGGATGCATTTATTGTAG
- the LOC112176868 gene encoding calcium-dependent protein kinase 10, with translation MGNCNVCVRADVIESQGTYQANNKKKKAGERRPNPFSEDAIRSPAPIRVLKDVIPLGHRTRIGDKYILGRELGRGEFGITYLCTDRETKEALACKSISKRKLRTAVDIEDVRREVAIMSNLPEHPNIVKLKATYEDNENVHLVMELCEGGELFDRIVARGHYSERAAANVARTVAEVVRMCHANGVMHRDLKPENFLFSNKKEHSPLKAIDFGLSVFFKPGEKFTEIVGSPYYMAPEVLKRNYGPEVDIWSAGVILYILLCGVPPFWAESEQGVALAILRGVIDFKREPWPQISESAKSLVRQMLDPDPKKRLTAQQVLEHPWLQNAKKAPNVPLGDIVRPRLKQFSIMNRFKKKALRVIAEHLSVKEVEVIRDMFTLMDTDKDGRVTYEELKTGLQKVGSQLAEPEVKMLMEVADVDGNGFLDYGEFAAVTIHLQKLENDEHLRRAFIFFDKDGSGYIELVELRQALADETGETDMDVLTDIMREVDTDKDGRISYDEFVAMMKTGTDWRKASRQYSRERFKSLSLNLMKDGSLQLHDGLTGQAVAV, from the exons ATGGGGAACTGCAACGTGTGCGTCAGAGCTGACGTCATCGAGAGCCAGGGCACCTACCAGGcgaacaacaagaagaagaaggccgGGGAGCGGCGGCCGAACCCGTTCTCCGAGGACGCGATCCGGTCGCCGGCGCCGATCCGAGTGCTCAAGGACGTGATTCCGCTCGGTCACCGGACTCGGATCGGCGACAAGTACATACTGGGCCGGGAGCTGGGCCGCGGGGAGTTCGGCATCACCTATCTCTGTACGGACCGCGAGACTAAAGAAGCTCTGGCCTGCAAGTCCATCTCCAAACGGAAGCTCCGGACTGCT gTGGATATAGAGGACGTGAGGCGCGAGGTTGCGATAATGTCCAATTTGCCGGAGCATCCGAACATAGTGAAGCTGAAGGCGACCTATGAGGACAACGAGAACGTTCACCTGGTGATGGAGCTCTGTGAAGGAGGCGAGCTTTTCGATAGGATTGTGGCGAGAGGGCACTACAGTGAACGAGCTGCGGCGAACGTAGCCAGGACTGTGGCTGAGGTGGTGAGGATGTGCCATGCGAATGGGGTTATGCACAGGGATTTGAAGCCGGAGAACTTTCTGTTTTCGAATAAGAAAGAGCACTCCCCGCTTAAGGCTATTGATTTTGGGCTCTCTGTGTTTTTTAAGCCTG GGGAGAAGTTTACGGAGATTGTGGGGAGTCCGTACTACATGGCACCCGAGGTTTTGAAGAGGAATTATGGACCCGAGGTTGATATATGGAGCGCCGGAGTGATTCTTTACATTTTGTTATGTGGGGTTCCTCCATTTTGGGCGG AGAGTGAACAGGGTGTGGCTCTTGCAATCTTGAGGGGGGTGATTGATTTCAAGAGGGAACCCTGGCCTCAGATTTCAGAGAGTGCTAAAAGCCTCGTAAGGCAGATGCTCGACCCGGATCCTAAAAAACGCTTGACTGCTCAACAGGTGCTTG AACATCCATGGTTACAAAATGCAAAGAAAGCTCCAAATGTTCCATTAGGAGATATTGTGAGGCCAAGGCTCAAGCAGTTCTCAATAATGAACAGATTTAAAAAGAAGGCCTTACGG GTAATTGCGGAGCACTTATCTGTTAAAGAAGTAGAAGTAATCAGGGACATGTTCACATTGATGGACACTGATAAAGATGGCAGAGTAACTTATGAGGAATTGAAGACTGGTCTTCAAAAGGTTGGTTCGCAGTTGGCTGAACCAGAGGTTAAGATGCTGATGGAAGTG GCTGATGTTGATGGGAATGGATTTCTGGATTATGGAGAATTCGCAGCAGTTACAATTCACTTGCAAAAATTGGAGAATGATGAACATCTCCGGAGAGCATTTATATTCTTTGACAAGGATGGAAGTGGGTATATTGAATTAGTTGAGCTAAGGCAAGCATTGGCAGATGAAACAGGTGAAACGGATATGGATGTGCTGACTGACATCATGCGTGAGGTGGATACTGACAAG GATGGGCGTATCAGTTATGATGAGTTTGTTGCCATGATGAAAACTGGAACTGATTGGAGAAAGGCGTCTCGACAGTATTCTAGGGAAAGATTCAAGAGTTTAAGCCTCAATCTGATGAAAGATGGTTCATTACAGCTTCACGATGGGCTAACGGGTCAAGCCGTTGCCGTATAA
- the LOC112179799 gene encoding dnaJ homolog subfamily B member 1, translating to MGVDYYNILKVNRNASEDDLKKAYKRLAMIWHPDKNPAGKRPEAESKFKQISEAYDVLSDPTKRQIYDLYGEEALKSGQFPPPSSSRSAAPHQHHQPHYYHRGNHNATSFRFNPRDAEDIYAEIFGSEGGGGGGGAGGSGGGGRAYRDGFFRTSNGAGGPEFAGTSSGPGPGLRKANALENNLACSLEELYKGFKKKMKISRSIFDSAGKVRTLEEILTIEIKPGWKKGTKITFPEKGNQEPGVIPADLIFVVDEKPHALYKRDGNDLVVNQEITLLEALTGKNLELTTLDGRNLMIPLTDIIKPGAEMVVPNEGMPISKEPGRKGNLRIRFDVKYPSRLTTEQKSDLKRVLGGVSL from the exons atGGGGGTCGATTACTACAACATACTGAAGGTGAACCGGAACGCGAGCGAGGACGACTTGAAGAAGGCGTACAAGCGGCTGGCGATGATTTGGCACCCGGACAAAAACCCGGCCGGAAAACGACCCGAGGCCGAGTCCAAGTTCAAGCAAATCTCCGAGGCCTACGACGTCCTCTCCGACCCCACCAAGCGCCAGATCTACGATCTCTACGGCGAGGAGGCTCTCAAATCCGGCCAGTTCCCCCCTCCCTCTTCCTCCCGCTCCGCCGCGCCCCACCAGCACCACCAACCCCACTACTACCACCGCGGCAACCACAACGCCACGTCGTTTCGGTTCAATCCGCGGGACGCGGAGGACATTTACGCCGAGATTTTTGGATCGGAgggcggcggcggaggaggaggagctggaGGGAGTGGCGGCGGAGGGAGGGCGTATAGGGACGGGTTCTTCAGGACGTCGAATGGGGCCGGTGGGCCGGAGTTCGCCGGGACCAGTAGTGGGCCTGGGCCGGGACTGAGGAAGGCCAATGCCCTGGAGAATAACCTGGCTTGCAGCTTGGAGGAGCTGTATAAGGGAttcaagaagaagatgaagatttcGAGAAGCATTTTCGATTCGGCTGG TAAGGTTCGGACTCTGGAGGAGATATTAACCATTGAGATCAAACCTGGTTGGAAGAAAGGCACCAAGATAACCTTCCCTGAGAAGGGTAATCAAGAGCCTGGTGTTATTCCAGCAgatctgatttttgtagttgaTGAAAAACCTCATGCACTTTATAAGAGGGACGGTAATGATCTGGTGGTGAACCAGGAGATCACACTGCTGGAGGCACTCACTGGGAAGAATCTTGAACTAACTACCCTGGATGGAAGGAATCTTATGATCCCGTTGACCGATATCATCAAACCTGGGGCTGAAATGGTTGTACCAAATGAAGGAATGCCAATCTCAAAAGAACCGGGGAGAAAGGGAAATTTGAGAATCAGGTTTGACGTCAAGTATCCTTCAAGACTTACTACAGAACAGAAATCAGATTTGAAAAGAGTTTTGGGAGGAGTTTCATTATGA